In Arachis stenosperma cultivar V10309 chromosome 1, arast.V10309.gnm1.PFL2, whole genome shotgun sequence, one DNA window encodes the following:
- the LOC130978836 gene encoding protein FAR1-RELATED SEQUENCE 5-like yields the protein MQRFVCFRQGYRLEKWYTLPNRKREPKIETRTGCEAQFLVKFVGVTGRWHVTRFSNVHNHELLEGRLSRLLPAHRSMSKAEIALMNNMRKSGISTSQIYALLASQSGGFDKLNYGPRDMYNQIAKARREISEDVGRALNYLEGMAANDKSLYYEELRVTDGRLLNLFWCDGLCREDYELFGDVVAFDATYNKNKYRCPFVVFIGVNHHNQTIVFAACIFLEAINGRAPSSVITDGARAMKNVIEEVFPVFRNKWQILVEEFGVEEKEWLNEIYEKRRSWATCYIRGKFFAGFRTTSRCEGLHSLIGKYTKPHYDLSEFIEHFQRMLGHMRFREFYAEYESACGVPVIQTCIEPLEMCAADTYTREVFFLFRSILVPLGAMRVVDYQTRDNSGIYYVCRYAKPPTKVWEVEWVDNGNAITCSCMRMESFGILCEHIISVLVRRDVRKIPKCLVLQRWTKKAKESMSESSSFTSELQANSRLCILNECAKMMSEVACATTERFYEARDLMLDLYSSYKALDEGNTPSKPRLRGGTNPKRHSGRKKPQRCSNCKKPGHNKTSCSKRNENAFSTQGSSTRQTDAIYDGECMDNVEYET from the exons ATGCAGAGATTTGTGTGTTTTCGGCAAGGATATCGATTAGAGAAGTGGTACACTTTGCCAAATAGAAAAAGGGAACCAAAGATCGAGACAAGAACTGGGTGCGAAGCTCAATTCCTAGTCAAGTTTGTAGGGGTAACTGGAAGATGGCATGTGACCCGATTTTCAAATGTTCATAATCACGAACTATTGGAAGGCCGGTTGAGCAGGTTATTGCCAGCTCATAGGAGTATGTCCAAAGCCGAAATTGCACTCATGAACAACATGCGCAAGTCGGGGATTAGCACATCCCAGATTTATGCTTTGCTAGCAAGTCAAAGTGGTGGTTTTGACAAGTTGAACTATGGCCCCAGAGACATGTACAATCAAATAGCTAAGGCGAGGCGTGAGATTTCAGAGGATGTGGGTAGAGCATTAAATTATTTGGAGGGGATGGCTGCAAACGATAAATCTTTATACTACGAAGAGCTTCGGGTGACGGATGGAAGGTTACTAAATCTCTTTTGGTGTGATGGTTTATGTAGAGAGGACTATGAATTGTTTGGAGATGTTGTTGCATTTGATGCTACATACAACAAGAATAAATATAGGTGTCCTTTTGTTGTGTTCATAGGTGTCAACCATCACAACCAAACTATTGTCTTTGCTGCATGCATT TTTTTGGAGGCAATAAATGGTAGAGCCCCATCCTCTGTGATAACTGATGGGGCAAGGGCAATGAAAAATGTGATTGAGGAAGTATTCCCTG TGTTCCGTAACAAGTGGCAAATATTGGTAGAGGAATTTGGGGTTGAGGAAAAAGAATGGCTAAATGAAATTTATGAGAAACGTCGATCATGGGCAACATGTTACATCCGAGGGAAGTTCTTTGCTGGATTTAGGACTACATCACGCTGCGAGGGTTTGCATTCATTGATTGGGAAGTACACTAAGCCTCATTATGACTTATCCGAGTTTATTGAGCACTTCCAACGAATGTTGGGCCATATGCGGTTTAGGGAATTTTATGCTGAATATGAATCTGCTTGTGGAGTTCCAGTTATACAAACTTGTATTGAACCCCTTGAGATGTGTGCTGCTGATACTTACACAAGGGAGGTATTCTTTTTATTCAGGTCTATTCTTGTTCCGTTGGGTGCAATGAGAGTCGTGGATTACCAAACAAGAGACAATAGTGGAATTTATTATGTTTGTAGGTATGCCAAACCACCAACAAAGGTGTGGGAGGTTGAGTGGGTGGATAATGGTAACGCAATTACTTGTTCATGCATGCGTATGGAATCATTCGGTATTCTCTGTGAACACATTATCTCTGTATTGGTCCGTAGGGATGTGCGCAAAATCCCTAAATGTCTAGTGTTGCAAAGATGGACTAAGAAAGCAAAAGAATCTATGTCTGAGTCAAGTAGTTTTACAAGCGAATTACAAGCCAACAGTCGACTTTGTATCCTTAATGAGTGTGCTAAGATGATGTCAGAGGTTGCATGTGCTACTACAGAGAGGTTCTATGAAGCAAGGGATCTTATGCTTGATCTTTATAGCTCATACAAAGCACTAGATGAAGGGAACACGCCTTCGAAACCTAGACTGAGAGGTGGTACCAATCCTAAAAGGCATAGTGGTCGGAAAAAGCCCCAACGTTGCAGTAATTGCAAGAAACCTGGTCATAATAAAACTTCTTGCTCAAAACGCAATGAAAATGCTTTCAGTACACAAGGTAGCTCTACCCGTCAAACTGAT GCAATTTATGATGGTGAATGCATGGATAATGTGGAATACGAAACTTAA